The following coding sequences are from one Musa acuminata AAA Group cultivar baxijiao chromosome BXJ2-4, Cavendish_Baxijiao_AAA, whole genome shotgun sequence window:
- the LOC135608899 gene encoding uncharacterized protein LOC135608899 translates to MKSLRFFAMGWIAGAVLAFFIPSSISISIAAGSASTDEGGTTAMPMHGGRVKTVITHRKLEVNSYIAGAIRTTKDSTSMNVEDYPSFDPAPSSKATIKTGPIEHGIPLMPYIPRPTPPGHRKHGGSP, encoded by the exons ATGAAATCTTTGCGCTTCTTTGCTATGGGTTGGATCGCTGGGGCCGTGCTTGCGTTCTTCATTCCCTCCAGCATCAGCATCTCCATCGCTGCag GCTCTGCCTCAACTGATGAAGGAGGCACAACAGCCATGCCTATGCATGGTGGAAGAGTCAAGACGGTCATCACCCACAGGAAACTGGAG GTTAACAGCTACATTGCCGGCGCCATCAGAACTACAAAGGATTCAACGAGTATGAACGTGGAGGATTATCCCAGCTTCGATCCAGCTCCAAGTTCGAAAGCAACCATTAAAACCGGACCGATCGAACATGGAATTCCTCTCATGCCTTATATCCCCCGGCCGACCCCTCCAGGTCACCGCAAGCATGGGGGGTCTCCTTGA
- the LOC103980482 gene encoding uncharacterized protein LOC103980482, translating to MASLSPGVLLRLLQDIDRSDNSPRRPLHHAPLAVLQVTGIVPAVAGSDLSPDRGFYVKVSDSSHCAYVSLPADLNDLILADRLQLGQLIHVRRLEPASPVPVLREFRLLEGRHPCLHDTVDLTRGPSRPAAPSATPPRPPTENNKRQLHRRSNSFAGDRSGAAGMSSPSFTAVKRERRSSDVLNELKKFSVACMDEDIYDSDDSRISYPSSPASSRFSYTSSSSSFSSSSSSSFSSASSSCTVRPRKSWDATGRIPERRRGMKPSVPSQSASVSPNRFARHVSLTPQDDASGALSACPTNTQRSVKAPVGSAKRKLPDSDKACTESDKMGVISALQPPSLMKHAKVVLRQRDSTLQAAVDALLEASAAEKLSECFSMYSELQSDKDGDPRHTVNGLLTFHHKLAQTRLIAQALSRSSQPNSCGCNSSSPAPLTSVARVASERQHCATSWIKAALESDLSRLPEHQKTASEPQEAPPSNADVLSPTTHSHRPKNTASSMGSNNLLLASSALQHEYNRWFLRYIDKFLDSIQGETGYGACELEVASLLCQLKRVDDWLNDVTGKEVTEDEAEACERVRRKIYGILLRHVESAAIALESMSTPEGEMDRDLMLCG from the exons ATGGCGTCGCTGAGCCCCGGCGTCCTCCTAAGGCTGCTCCAAGACATCGACCGCTCCGACAACTCCCCTCGCCGCCCGCTCCACCACGCCCCCCTTGCTGTCCTCCAAGTCACCGGCATCGTCCCCGCCGTAGCCGGCTCCGACCTCTCCCCCGACCGGGGCTTCTACGTCAAGGTCTCCGATTCCTCCCACTGTGCCTACGTCTCCCTCCCTGCGGACCTCAACGACCTCATCCTGGCCGACCGCCTCCAGCTCGGCCAGCTCATCCATGTCCGCCGGCTCGAGCCCGCCTCCCCCGTTCCGGTCCTTCGCGAGTTCCGCCTCCTCGAGGGCCGCCACCCCTGCCTCCACGACACGGTCGACCTTACTCGGGGACCGTCTCGCCCGGCCGCTCCGAGCGCCACCCCTCCTCGGCCTCCGACCGAGAACAACAAGCGGCAGCTGCACCGCAGGAGCAACTCGTTCGCGGGAGACAGGAGCGGCGCGGCCGGCATGAGCTCTCCGTCCTTCACCGCCgtgaaaagagagagaaggagtTCGGACGTCCTGAACGAGCTGAAGAAGTTTAGCGTCGCGTGCATGGATGAAGACATTTACGACTCCGACGACTCGCGGATATCTTACCCCTCGTCTCCCGCGTCTTCCAGATTctcatacacctcctcctcctcctccttctcctcctcctcgtcatctTCGTTCTCCTCCGCATCGTCGTCCTGCACAGTGAGGCCGAGGAAAAGCTGGGATGCCACGGGGAGGATTccagagagaagaagagggatgAAACCCTCAGTTCCGAGTCAGAGTGCCAGT GTTTCTCCGAATAGGTTCGCTCGGCATGTAAGCTTAACGCCACAAGATGATGCTTCTGGTGCCCTTTCAGCTTGCCCAACAAACACCCAGAGATCTGTCAAAGCACCTGTGGGTTCTGCTAAGCGGAAGCTCCCTGATTCAGATAAAGCATGCACAGAATCCGATAAGATGGGCGTCATCTCCGCATTGCAACCTCCCAGCTTGATGAAGCATGCCAAG GTAGTGCTGAGGCAAAGGGACTCGACGCTGCAGGCTGCCGTAGATGCGTTGCTAGAGGCATCTGCTGCAGAGAAGCTAAGTGAATGCTTCAG CATGTACTCGGAGCTACAGTCGGACAAGGATGGCGATCCACGACACACGGTCAATGGATTGTTGACTTTTCATCACAAGCTAGCGCAGACAAGATTAATCGCTCAAGCATTGTCGAGATCAAGCCAACCGAACTCATGCGGTTGCAACTCATCCAGCCCTGCTCCACTCACATCAGTGGCGAGAGTTGCGTCGGAGAGACAACACTGTGCCACTTCGTGGATCAAAGCAGCTCTGGAGTCGGATCTCTCGCGACTCCCGGAGCATCAAAAGACTGCTTCTGAGCCCCAGGAAGCACCTCCAAGCAATGCAGACGTGCTAAGCCCCACCACCCACTCTCACAGGCCAAAGAATACCGCTTCGTCCATGGGGAGCAACAACCTGCTGCTGGCTTCGAGCGCGCTGCAGCACGAGTACAACAGATGGTTTCTCAGATACATCGACAAGTTCCTCGACTCCATCCAGGGCGAAACTGGATACGGTGCATGCGAGTTGGAGGTCGCCAGTTTGCTGTGCCAGCTGAAGCGAGTCGACGACTGGTTGAACGACGTCACCGGCAAGGAGGTAACCGAAGACGAAGCAGAAGCGTGCGAGAGAGTGAGAAGGAAGATCTACGGCATTCTGCTGCGGCATGTGGAGAGTGCTGCCATTGCTCTGGAAAGCATGAGCACGCCCGAGGGGGAAATGGACAGGGATCTCATGCTCTGTGGCTAG